The DNA segment GAGACGTCACCGGGGTGTCGCTTTTCAGGGATTTCAGATTCGGACCAACAAAATCAACCAGGAAGGCAACGCTGCCATCTGGTTCACGGATCAGATTTGACTGCTTCACATCACCTGTTGAGCGCATGGTACGTTCTACCCACGCCAGATCCGGTGAATGCAATTTGTCTTCTTCAATAGAGAAGTGCAGACGATAATTAATGGACAGCGGCTTGCCTGCATCAGGTAACTGATCCGGCGTCCAGAAGGCCACGATGTTGTCATTGGTTTCATCAGCGGTCGGAATTTCTACCAGCTCAACTTTCCCTTTACCCCAGTCGCCCTTGGTCTCTACCCAACCGCTTGGACGCAAATCGTAACGATCATCCAAATCTTCAAAGTTGGAGAAACTACGGCCGCGCTGCAGCAGACCGAACCCTTTTGGATTTTCCATAGAGAACTGGCTGACAGCCAGATGTTTTGGATTGTTCAGCGGACGCCAGATCCATTCACCGTTACCCGCGTGGATAGACAGACCGTTGGAATCATGCAGCGCCGGACGATAGTTCATCACCGGAGACGGCTGGTTCGCGCCGAACAGGAACATACTGGTCAATGGTGCGATCCCAAGTTTGCCCACTTTGTCACGCAGATAGACCTGAGACTGCACGTCGACGGTGGCTTCTTTGCCTGGATAAACATCCAGACGATAAGCGCCGGTCGCACGCGGAGAATCCAGTAAGGCGTAAATGACTAAGTGTTTTTCATCCGGATTAGGACGTTCAATCCAGAATTCGCGAAAACGCGGGAATTCTTCGCCGGAAGCCAATGCGGTGTCGATCGCCAAACCACGTGCAGACAGGCCATAAACCTGACCTTTACCGATTACGCGGAAGTAGCTGGCACCCAGCACACTCATAATTTCATCATTTTTGTCTGCTTTATTGATGGGATAAAGCACTTTGAAACCAGCAAAGCCGAGGTTCTTAACAGAGTCAGCGTCATGTTTGACGTTGCCAAAGTTGAAGTAATCCGGGCTGTATTTGATTTCTTTAACGGAGTTGGCCGTCACTTCATTGATTTTCACCGGAGTGTCGAAGTACATCCCCTGGTGGTAGAACTCAAGCTTGAAAGGCGTGTTCTGATCTTTCCAGTACGCTTTATCATGATTGAACTGAATTTGTTGGTAGTCTGCGAATTTGAGGTCGCGGAACTGGGACGGTAAGTTGCTCTTTGGCGCTTCGTAGCCTTTATCGGCTAATGCTTTCGCTTGTTTTGCAACATCGTCAATAGAAAAAGCCCAGGCAGATGAGGTGAACATGGCCATCAACACTGCGGCACTTAGCAAACGGACTTTGATCATACGTGACCCTATGGAAAAATTTTTATCCGACACCTTGTCTCCTTTAAGCGCGCTTAACTCATTCGCTGTAACAATTTTAAGGGAAGTGTCAGGTTTCCGACAACCTGAGCAGTCGATGGTTCATCCATTGATGAACCGTTTAAGCGCAACAGGGTACAAGGATATCAATTCGTTGAAACACAGGCTATGGAAACTTGTCCTATAACAAGGCCCGTTTTATGTTCGGAGTTATACTATTGTCAGCACCGTTCATTTCTGGTTACCTGACACAATAACCCTAAAGACAAATTACGCTCTAAAATTAGGATGAGCTGCTTACAACGGAAACGTAATGAAACCACAAAAACCACAACGTGAGTTCTTTTTGGACTCGATACGCGCATATTTGATGCTGCTGGGTATCCCATTCCATATATCATTGATTTACTCCAGTCATATCTGGGCAGTAAACAGTGCAATACCTTCGCACGGCCTGACGATTTTCAATGATGTCATCCACGCCTTCCGTATGCAGGTGTTCTTCGTCATATCCGGCTACTTCTCCTATATGCTGTACGAGCGCTATGAATCTCACCAGTGGCTAAAAGTGCGTTTGGAGCGGGTTGCCATCCCACTCGCCGCAGCGTTCCCGCTGATCACGCTTCCTCAGCTTTATTTCCTGATGAAATACACCAGCAAGTTTTCTGACTGGAGCACAATGGGGCTTTATCAGAAAATTAACATCACCGTCTGGGAATTAGTGTCCCATTTATGGTTCCTGTTAACGCTGGTTATTCTTACCAGCATTTGTTTTTATCTCTTTAAATTTATAAAAGAAATTAAGACTAATCGCATTCAATTAATTAAAAACCGAACAAATAGCTTAGGAAAACTCTCAATACTCTTTTTGTTTATCGGTTTAATTTATGCCGTATTTAACAGAGCGTTGTACCTTTTCGCGCCGGATTTACTTTCTAACGGGGCATTTAATTTCATCGTGATGCAGACGCTGTTTTATCTGCCATTTTTCATTATTGGCGCTTTTGCGTATAAATTCGCCTGGCTAAAAGAGTTGTTTATCAAGCCCTCTGCCACAGCCGGTGTGGTTAGTATCTT comes from the Enterobacteriaceae bacterium Kacie_13 genome and includes:
- the mdoG gene encoding glucans biosynthesis protein MdoG (involved in the biosynthesis of osmoregulated periplasmic glucans; required for the assembly of the polyglucose structure of glucan) → MIKVRLLSAAVLMAMFTSSAWAFSIDDVAKQAKALADKGYEAPKSNLPSQFRDLKFADYQQIQFNHDKAYWKDQNTPFKLEFYHQGMYFDTPVKINEVTANSVKEIKYSPDYFNFGNVKHDADSVKNLGFAGFKVLYPINKADKNDEIMSVLGASYFRVIGKGQVYGLSARGLAIDTALASGEEFPRFREFWIERPNPDEKHLVIYALLDSPRATGAYRLDVYPGKEATVDVQSQVYLRDKVGKLGIAPLTSMFLFGANQPSPVMNYRPALHDSNGLSIHAGNGEWIWRPLNNPKHLAVSQFSMENPKGFGLLQRGRSFSNFEDLDDRYDLRPSGWVETKGDWGKGKVELVEIPTADETNDNIVAFWTPDQLPDAGKPLSINYRLHFSIEEDKLHSPDLAWVERTMRSTGDVKQSNLIREPDGSVAFLVDFVGPNLKSLKSDTPVTSQVSVGDNGDLVENTVRYNPVTKGWRLTLRLKVKDPKKAIEMRASLANGDKTLSETWSYQLPANE
- the mdoC gene encoding glucans biosynthesis protein MdoC, translating into MKPQKPQREFFLDSIRAYLMLLGIPFHISLIYSSHIWAVNSAIPSHGLTIFNDVIHAFRMQVFFVISGYFSYMLYERYESHQWLKVRLERVAIPLAAAFPLITLPQLYFLMKYTSKFSDWSTMGLYQKINITVWELVSHLWFLLTLVILTSICFYLFKFIKEIKTNRIQLIKNRTNSLGKLSILFLFIGLIYAVFNRALYLFAPDLLSNGAFNFIVMQTLFYLPFFIIGAFAYKFAWLKELFIKPSATAGVVSIFLFAAYMFNQHVNTPQLYSMEIDAIITTLLGILMVNVVFSFSHYMLNFQAPWITYLVNSSLFIYLIHHPLTLIYGAFITPKIQSDWMGFWLGLVFVFGIAFILYEVHKRIPLLRFLFSGKPQQLNKKNESGPTPPQNQAS